In the Brachionichthys hirsutus isolate HB-005 chromosome 13, CSIRO-AGI_Bhir_v1, whole genome shotgun sequence genome, CCCGGAGCACTTCAACCAGCGGCAGGAGTGCATCAACACATTTGCCAACTGGTTTGGCTACATGCCTCTGGTCCACTCTCAGTTTCGTCTGGACCCCGTGCTCTTCAAGGATCAAGTGTCTGTCCTGCGCAAGAAGTACAAAGACCTGGAGCGAGCGTGAAAACTGACAGAACAAAGGTTCCAGGGAGCGCCATCAGGGCCTGGTCTGTTGGCAGTTTAGACAGCCTAATCGACCAATCAGTGGTGAACTATCAAAATGTGGCACTCAAGGATGTGTGGCTAAAATAGCAGTTTGGTCTATTTGTGATGGGGACAAAGTACAATCCACAGACAGACCCTGGTGGACTGTTCTGGACTACCGAGACATCAAAACGGGCTACGAAGGTTTGAAAGGAGCTTCAAATGATTCTCCTTGCCTCCTCTGGTCTGTCCAAAGCACAGAGGACATCAAAGGGCCTTTGAAGTGGTCTCAATGACCGGTGCCCGTCTCCAGGAAAGGACAGTTTCTATTGGACGACAGCCCGTGTGTGAACATTTCACGCCAGCTCTGTCGCTGGGACAATGAGAACGGAGCGCTATTTCACTTTGAAATTCTACCTGTAAAtccaataaaaaatatttctaaatgtaaCCTCGTGGCGTTGAAGAATTTTGTCTGACACACCCTTAATTTAAAGAAGACACTTTTAGCTAAGATGATGAGACCTGGACATCTCATGAGTCAAGTTTAAGATTATGAAGTAACAAAATCCCATAATTCTATTTTGCACCGAAGACGTCAGGGACCAATCTGGGTGTACTGACCAGAATGAGATTGAGGCGTTGAGAAGTAGCTTCGgcaacaaacaggaaacttGAGACGAGACTTCATACTCCTGTAAACTATTGAAAAATGTCCATCTCAAGTAGTCTGAACATCTTTTGACACCAACATTTTCTtcacaggaaacaaaagattaaacACTTAAGCTTTGACATTCTTTATCAAATGGTTCACAAATGTCATTTGCAGCTGACTCATCTCAATTTTATTCTCGACTGCTACTGAATGATTTATCTAGAACATTACCAGGAACCCTTTTACGACCCATTGTGGAAATGCTTCTCCCATAAACCCAGCCGAGCACACAGGCTTACACGGGTGAAATCCTGCAATGCTTTTTTTCCTACCGATATATTTAATGTGGAAAACCCTCCGGCGTACGTTGAGCCAGCTCTGAAATTATTCCACATTAAAGAAATCAAAAgcactgttacacacacacacacactgcgtttTTGTCACTCTGGGATGCTTAGTGGAACACAGTTGGAGTGTAAAGGAAGACAAATACGAGGGCTGGGGTCAGATTGCGCAGCGGTTGTGTGTCGGCTAATACACTTTCATGTACTTATACATCGTCTCTGTGGAGAGGGATACCATGAATCCCCGTGTCggccctcggggggggggggggcagactgagCCTGAGCTGGTCATTCCTGCATTTAAAAGAAGGACTTGaacatttacattcagaaattttgtaaaaagaaaaaattttattttgtacaaaccTGGAAAAGACCCAGTGGGCCTACCTTTTGTCTCACAgttaagaaaaataattttacaaggCAAGGACGTCTCAGCACCCTCAGGACAAGCAGGTGTGCCGTCTAGCTAATCTCATTAAgcacatgcacgtgcacacacacacacaaatatgtacaaaGCACCTGAGATACATAGCTGCCAAGGGCCTCATTTGAATTCTGAAcatggtgggtttttttttttttacttcattacAACTGACTGAGTGTAATAAGGGTAATTGTTCCCAATGTAAACAGACATTAAGTTCACTTTCTAGAGCAATTCCCTGCTATTAACTCAGGCCTAGCTGGTGTTGAGTTAGcacttttggggggggggggggggcatgaatatAGTGCTTTAATAAAGTCGACTATGTCTTCACATGAGGCCATTCAGGTTTCAACACGGTATTAAAACAGTCCATATTTCAGAAATACAGCGACTAAATAACACTTGTGGAGCAtttggacaaaaacaaactggGTTATCAGCTGCCTTGTACAAAAAAGATATTGATCGTTGACGAGGGACTGAATCAGGTTCTTCGTAAATTACCCCACTGCGATAAATGAGTTTCCTAAACCAACCTTAGTataacacacaacaaacagcagAGTTCTTAGGTGAGCCGAGCGCGAGCTGCTTCAGTAATGATGTGCCAGCAGAACTAAAGGGAACAGTCTGGAATTCAACATCCGACAATTTCCTCATTCACATCTTTTCCGCTGTGCAGCCCCGTCTGATGCGCAGGAGTGCCTCTTAGAAATAGAGCAGATCATTTCCTGAGTGTCAGCATGGCATTGACATCCCACAGCAAGTTCCTCATCTGATCCATCAGGACCTTCATCTCATGGTTCTTCTGACGCAACTTCTGCAGGTGAATCACAAAGAAAGACGCATTGCACCAATTAGCAGAACTccacacaataaaaacatgatttaGGAATCAACCTACTGCTACTGATACAGCGGAATCTCAGCCCTCGAACTCGGTGTCTGGCCTAAAAAAATCGAGCTTAAAATGCCTCTGAAATTGAAAGATTTttggagttcgaacacacgagtggagccgaggcgatcCGAAGACAAgcgaacaaaggcggagtctgcCTTCAGTTTGATTCAACCTGCCGTGGGAGAAAGACTGTGTGCAAATGCTTCGcttcgtgtgcgtgttttttcacatttattattttgagcTCTTTAGCCATGGATCCAAGGAAAGGCCGCAGAAAGACGCCTGGAAAAGGAAGCAGGAGGCTAAATTAACTTTTGTTATactatattatttattttttactcttttatgtgttatatgttgtttagatacacgtagttacatattaatataactgtaggcatgtaaatgtgCACCTgttgcgtaggaacggattaatctagtttccattatttattatgggaaatatagtttcagttctcaaacagtattacggaacaaattatgttcggCAACCCACACGGTGTGTGCCTGTCCAGCCCGGTCTGTGTCAGCACTGCCATCTAGAGGCGACTGCACGGGCACTGCTTAACAAGAACcatcgtttttttttctatgagATCTTTCGAAGGAAAATCGTTCAAATCGAGCGCATGCTTTAGATTTAACAGATGAATGGAAAGAATGGCAATCAGGTAGAAATACCGTGACAACAATTTCACAATTTTGCAGATGTTATTTAagaagctgcagcagtttggGACTTTAAATGTTCTTCGTGTTTTGCAAGCCCATGTATGATGTTGACATCTGACAATGGCAGACATATTCAACCCAGTTAGATGTACTTTACTTTACAGCATGTATTCTTACTACATGGATGAATCCCTGCAGGCGTCCTACTACCTGCCGTAGTGCGACCTGACCATGAGACGGGGGAGTAACTGTTACTACTTCACTCGCGACATGAAATCAGAAGCAagtgataattattaaaagtgacaataaaaagaaaaaggaacaaaCCTCCAGAAcctcttttctctcctggtTGACAGCTGGACTGCAGGGGTCCACTTTGACAGAAACCAGCTCCTCCCCAACATATGGCAGAAGCTGAAGGacacaaaatgaacacaaaggAGTTCCCCGCCGTCCTGACAGTGGCTTCGTGGGTTTGGTGTCgccagaagaagatgaagactAGTGTTTCACAATTCAAAGGATGCACTGATAATTCTGCAAATGCATGCTCTCCAGCAGgaatggaaggacagaaagACTAAAGGTCTGCTGCTCTATAACATGCAACTTTCAAGCagctttattattttgttcGCCTTCTGACCTCTGCTGGACcctcctgcaggtcagaggtcatcgcCACACAGCGTTCATACAGGAGTCTGAGCTTTCTGAACAGCATGGCGAGTTGCCGCAGGTGTTCCTGGAGCTTCCCAAAGCGGTCCTGGTACATCGCCTGGCTCTGGGTCACGCCATTTGGAAGCTAAATCAAATACACAAAGCGTTTTCTCATCAGTGTAACTGAATTGCAGACGTCAACACCAGCTGTAAAATATCCTGTTAACCTAAAGGCTGATAGTGTAAGAAACTACCCGTTATGCGTCTCTTGAATTATTATAGCTCATCATATTGAGGATGGTGACGTCGCCGATTTGCTCTGAGCGTTCTCAGTACGAAACTGAAATGACAGAGACAAGCTGGAAGAGGCGAGTTAAACActgagagacacagaaagacaatTAGAGACATACGTCAAGTGGAGATGGAAGAATGAGCGTTACAAATGCTGACAAGCGCAGCAAGCAGACATGCGACTAAGGAGGATGGGACAAATCCAGGCTGGcaggtgagagggggggggggctaaaagcTGCCTTCAGCATCCCTCAGAAAACAGGATCATCTAAAAGTTGTCCTCTATCTAAATTCTGAATTATCGTGAGACTATTCACAATCTTCTTGCCAAACATATGTAGGTTCAGTTTGCTTTTACACAGACAAAATAAGCACCTgcataacaacaacaagcttcagagttttttttttttttacttgctacTACTGccttcatattttaaaataataaaataaagaagtaATATGTTTAAGCTGTAAAGGGAACTTTAAGAATGAGACATTCCAGAAAGTCTTTGAAATTGTGCCAACTCAATCTGTCGGAGGAATGTATGAATAACAATAATGAGAATAATGGCTATTTGTAGTACAAACCCATTTAATATTATGCAATCGTGTGTAATTCCATGAGTTACGGTAAATACACGTACACCTCCGATTCCTCCTGCTCGAGTTTTTACTGTTCTATGAGAACGAAAATGCGCAGCCATCTGAAAGCGGTGTGTTGGGGCCTAATTCAAACTGTGTATCCTTCAAAATAATGGACTCTCCCATCGCGGGTCGTTCCCAGTCTCCAGCGGTGTGTTGGGGCCTAATTCAAACTGTGTATCCTTCAAAACAATGGACTCTCCCATCGCGGGTCGTTCCCAGTCTCCAGCTGTGTTTTGTCCAGTACCTGCGTTGCTCGTGTGATCTGGAAGATCTCCATGGTGCAGGTCACAATGTCCTGAACAGTCTCCTGTCCAATCCGACAGAGGAACACGGGAGAAATCTCCATCAGGGCTCCCTGAGGAGGAATGGGCTGCTGACCGGGGGCTGAGGCGACATTAGGGGGAaggtgaggctgctgctgctgctgctgctgctggggcatCCCTGCCATCCCTGGTTTCTGAGGTAACGAGGCAGCCATCACTACATAAAACTATAGaaagggaatgggggggggggggggggggttaaacgcTCACGTTAACATCAATTATTAGTGTTAGAAAAACTCGTAATGTCAAAACCTCTGTTCGTGTATGCACTCTAAACAGTAAATAAACACAGCGTTTAATGAATGGCCAAAGCTAACCTTTGTGGCTAAACAAGCTAGCTAATGAAATCCACTAAGGTTCATTGAGAAGCAAGATAGTTAGCCACTAGCTTGTTTTCCTGGTGACGGCGACGACAGAAAAGCAGCTCGTTAAAATGACTTACTTCAGATCAGTGCTGCCCAAATATCCCCGGCTTGCAGAAGTAGCTGTGGAATAAGTTAAAGAATAGACATAATGTGCTCGTTCAAAAGATCCCTTTCGGACAAGACTGCGCGTAATATTATATTCAATGCGTCACTTCCTGGTAGGAGGACAGCTCTTCCACCACTAGAGGGAGTCAGCGGTCCTTGAGTCGGCCTGATTGTATCGCAAACGAAACTAAATggaacacaaagaggaaaaataacaCTATTCGTTCTATTTCCACACTTCTAAAGTAAAACGATGGAAGCATCCTTTATATTTGTATTGCATTACGAATGTAAAGTCTATTCACAGGTTTTTATGTCCTTGTTATCAATGGCATTCTAACTCCCAATTCAAGTTTTATCTGTATTTTGTATACGTAAGAGTATGCAGTAATTTATTTATCACTGCTtataacatatttattatttattgttattattcaaGAGTCCTGACACCTGCAAGTATGATGACAAAAGTACAGAAATAAGTTGCTGGCAGTGAAATGaagatcataaaaaaaaaaaaaagtatttgatttCATCATATGAATTGGAATTGTTTTCCTTGATGCCCAGCCAGCCCAGTGACAACCAGTATCACCAACTCATTTATATTCAAGCTGCTTTCTTCAATATTAGTTGGATCAGTGCCCTTGTTTACTTTGTTACAATCAAACTTTGAGAACATCGCAAAAAAGCCTAAATGAAAATGTCCTTTGATGTCCTTggcaaatatttaaaacaaaaagacaacaatgttcaataaaactgaatacaatgttgttttaaatgcattattagTGAATCCAACTTGATTTGCTTTCCCCTGCTCTGTATCATTGCAGTATTTAAATGATTTGCCTCTATTTTCATAATTGTTTGCTTGTTGTAGTTCCTTGAGCTGAATTTGTATCCTAAGGAGATTTGGTTTGCAGGCAAGCATTAAAGGACATCAGCGGTCACAGGAGCACACTgatgaaaacacacagcagggaTAGTCAATGAAGGACATGTTCCTTTGCAAGTTCTTATCTTGCAATTTTAgcatttgagtttgagtttgagtttatttaaacagggacaatacatattcacgaacgtttacacgtaaatatgtaagattgtagccaatggctaatttcataaaaatatataatttctgTGTCTGACAGATACAGACAAATTGGATTCTGTGTGTCCCATGGTTTAGCAAATTGTTGGTTTTTATTTGCCTACAGTATGAGGGCAGCTCTGCTTGTCCTATCTTCATCTCTggccctctctcctcttctcctcaccagtaatctttctttctttctttctctctcctccttcttctaATTAATTAAAAGATCACTTTGAACAGCAGCACAAAACACCAGTGTGGGGGAACTCCTACCAAAACCAAAAGTCAGCATACAACAAATTCAGATGAAGTGAATGGCCTCTTGCATGGTCGATGTGTTTATAGTCATTGTTGATTGTGCGCTTGCTGCGCCACTGCTCGACTGTTGTTCCTCTGTTTCAACATTAGCCTTTCATTTTGTTCCCTTTTCAGGAAATCAGAAGGTCAAATCTGTGAAAGCTCATTTTTACAATGTTTTTGCTGGCATTtgtctgttgtctgtctgtctgtctgtctgtctgtgtgttagcaagataactcaaaaagttacagacagctcttgatgaaattttcagaaaatgttgggaatgttaccaggtacagatgataacattttggtgaagatgctagattctggatcactttgaaacaaTTTTTTCAAAcaattatatcttgtaaaatatacattcaataccaacaaatcacagtcataaaggggtccaatacgAGCTATCATACaaaatctgatccagaatgaggtcaggaaaaaatattaaattgtaacactgaaaactccatttacaaattcaaaaatcattaaaaaatacacatcaacttcgattcctcttttacttttcatggttgatatataaagataccaagaacaacttagaaccttttggtgatgatccagatcaccatgtggatggtgtacaGTCAATTacgagggggatgagctgcttggcggaggtcggTGCTtgccaagtgcttttctagtttgaaaaTAGTTTGATAGATGGAAAACCCTGAAGTTGCTCTGTGGTAAATTAGATGTTTAGCTATTTTGTATATCCTAATGTGTGAAATACACTTTTACTGTATATTACTTTTGTTCTCTCTTCTCCTAAAGGGGTGTTTGTCCCCACTTGGTGTTCCTAAAGAAGACTCTTATCACTATACCTTTCCTACAATGGTTGACAACTGAAATACGATTTATACTTCAGAGGCTTAACTCACTCCGGTGCCCCATGGTGAGGTAAGACGAATCGTTCGCTCAATTTACCCCATTGTGATTGTGCAAATACAGCTTTATATTACAaatgtggaagaaaaaaaaagcaaccaaaGGCTGTTGCGACCCAGATTGCCTTTGTTGCCTTTAGTAGTAGTCAACTCTGGATATTTTGAAACAAGGAAAACTGTACTAAAgtcttaaatatatttaatatgtttaCTTGACTAACGTTACGTCACATAAAGGATGTGTCTTTGGCAGTACACAATGACTGTAGCACTAATCCGGTAAGTACTAAACTGGAATAGCTAAACACCTGCTTCTGAATGACGTGTCCTACAGTGTTTACTTTGCGATCTGGCTTTaactctgatgatgatgatgaatatatttattagatagaatgttagagtacaagtacagtcacacagtagcatgtattacagtacaaataacgtcaaacatcctgtctaagaggagcatttcaaaaaagcccttgcgggcttgtttccgttgaaagtccttcgtacataaatcatccacaaaaaacaatacaaataacaatacaaataaaaataaatccaatattaaattacgcaattgatgcaacgtaacattagaaagacaaaaataaaatgttattacaccgccagtgcaaactaacaattaatctaaaataaattacaccactgatgcgagatgacaataaataacttacatgaattacaataaattactaaagcaattaatacgtgcaacataggtggaaaaaaaaaaaaggagggggggtttgacccggagagagtcgtgatgactatctccgtttctgtccccctaaaaggtgtatttttagggcctttttgaaggaggccaaagaggtgcatgttttgagggcgggagtcaatccgttccacccttgggtggccgtattgtagaaagatgatttacccatgttagtcctataggagggggtaatcaggttgttgtt is a window encoding:
- the zgc:114119 gene encoding mediator of RNA polymerase II transcription subunit 30-like, whose protein sequence is MAASLPQKPGMAGMPQQQQQQQQPHLPPNVASAPGQQPIPPQGALMEISPVFLCRIGQETVQDIVTCTMEIFQITRATQLPNGVTQSQAMYQDRFGKLQEHLRQLAMLFRKLRLLYERCVAMTSDLQEGPAELLPYVGEELVSVKVDPCSPAVNQERKEVLEKLRQKNHEMKVLMDQMRNLLWDVNAMLTLRK